One window of Thalassovita mediterranea genomic DNA carries:
- a CDS encoding leucyl aminopeptidase, which produces MKITFAEQAETEIVAFVIDQDGGLPGAAKSLDESSGGLLSEALGQTRFTGKHGQTAVVVLPKGASARRAVLIGGGKPEGRDARAQEKIGALLVKSQAGSGFKSLGLHADDAEFAARAAIGAKLASYRFDNYFTKLKDDDKPSLETFTLVTGDASAAADKWAPLEAAAEGTFMARDLMNLPPNILYPASFADRIKELEKHGLEVQVLGEKEMEALGMGSLLGVGQGSVKESKLAIMKWMGGKDGDAPVALCGKGVCFDTGGISLKPGPGMEAMRGDMGGAAAVTGAMLSLAKRKAKANVVGLVGLVENMPDGNAIRPGDILTSASGQTIEVQNTDAEGRLVLADVLWYAQKEFKPKSIVDLATLTGAIVISLGHHHAGLFTDNDEMADQLTKAGLAEGERVWRLPIGPEYDRQLKSQFADMKNIGGKSAGSITAAQFLKRFINEGQAWTHLDIAGVAWVETEKSPLDPSWASGYGPRLLDRWIADNYEG; this is translated from the coding sequence ATGAAAATCACATTTGCTGAACAAGCAGAAACCGAAATTGTCGCATTCGTAATCGATCAGGATGGCGGTCTACCCGGCGCGGCCAAGTCGCTCGACGAATCAAGCGGTGGCCTTCTGAGCGAAGCGCTCGGCCAGACCCGCTTCACGGGCAAGCATGGCCAGACGGCCGTCGTCGTCCTGCCGAAAGGCGCATCCGCTCGCCGCGCCGTTCTTATCGGTGGCGGCAAGCCAGAGGGCCGCGATGCCCGCGCCCAGGAAAAGATCGGCGCGCTTCTCGTCAAAAGCCAGGCTGGCAGCGGCTTCAAATCGCTCGGGCTCCACGCTGATGACGCTGAGTTCGCCGCCCGTGCCGCGATTGGCGCGAAGCTCGCTTCTTATCGCTTCGACAACTACTTCACGAAGCTGAAGGATGACGACAAGCCAAGCCTGGAGACATTCACGCTCGTAACCGGCGACGCTTCGGCGGCCGCTGACAAGTGGGCACCGCTCGAAGCTGCCGCCGAAGGCACCTTCATGGCGCGTGACCTCATGAACCTCCCGCCAAACATCCTGTACCCGGCCAGCTTCGCCGACCGCATCAAGGAACTCGAGAAGCATGGTCTCGAAGTGCAGGTGCTCGGTGAAAAGGAAATGGAAGCCCTTGGCATGGGTTCACTGCTCGGCGTCGGGCAGGGCTCTGTAAAGGAATCCAAGCTCGCCATCATGAAGTGGATGGGCGGCAAGGACGGTGACGCACCAGTGGCCCTCTGCGGCAAGGGCGTCTGCTTCGACACAGGCGGCATCTCCCTCAAGCCTGGCCCAGGTATGGAAGCGATGCGCGGCGATATGGGCGGCGCAGCAGCCGTCACCGGCGCCATGCTTTCGCTCGCCAAGCGCAAGGCTAAAGCCAACGTCGTGGGTCTGGTTGGCCTCGTGGAAAACATGCCGGATGGCAACGCGATCCGCCCGGGTGATATCCTCACCTCGGCTTCCGGGCAGACAATCGAAGTTCAGAACACGGATGCCGAAGGACGTCTCGTTCTTGCTGACGTGCTCTGGTACGCCCAGAAAGAGTTCAAGCCGAAATCCATCGTCGACCTTGCGACCCTCACGGGCGCCATCGTGATTTCGCTTGGCCACCATCATGCCGGTCTCTTCACCGATAATGATGAGATGGCAGACCAGCTGACCAAAGCCGGCCTTGCCGAGGGTGAGCGCGTCTGGCGTCTGCCGATCGGTCCGGAATATGACCGCCAGCTGAAGTCGCAATTCGCCGACATGAAGAATATTGGCGGCAAGTCTGCTGGCTCCATCACGGCGGCCCAGTTCCTGAAGCGCTTCATCAATGAAGGTCAGGCCTGGACCCACCTCGATATCGCAGGCGTTGCCTGGGTCGAGACCGAGAAGTCGCCGCTCGATCCGAGCTGGGCATCTGGCTACGGCCCGCGCCTGCTCGATCGTTGGATCGCCGACAATTACGAGGGCTAG
- the topA gene encoding type I DNA topoisomerase gives MKVVVVESPAKAKTINKYLGKDYKVLASYGHVRDLPSKDGSVDPDNDFEMVWQADSKSASRIRDIAEATKSADKLILATDPDREGEAISWHLLEALEKRKALKGIPVERVVFNAITKNAVTTAMEQPREIDQELVDAYLARRALDYLVGFNLSPVLWRKLPGSRSAGRVQSVALRIICQRELEIETFQPQEYWSIEADLRAKDGTSFKARLHALDGDNLKKFSLPDEKSATAALEAVKVGGYTVSSVESKPVKRNPPPPFITSTLQQEASRKLGFTAKRTMGAAQKLYEEGRITYMRTDGINMAEEAYHSSRKQIESDYGARYLPEKPRRYSSKAKNAQEAHEAIRPTDFSIRPEEYRGDGDLKKLYTLIWRRAVASQMEAAIFERTTLDFMSKDGRAQLRATGQVVQFDGFIKLYTEGRDDGDEDEDAEGRLPKMNERDHADLIEAKSDQHFTQPPPRFTEASLVKRLEELGIGRPSTYASTLSTLEDRDYVRLEKKQLIPEDKGRLVTAFLENFFARYVEYDFTAELEEQLDVISDGKLDWKAFLREFWVQFQAAIAETKELRVSNVLDALNEALGPYVFPKTDENGNPKENPRECPLCGEGELSLKLGRHGAFVGCSRYPDCKFTRPFSTDSEQEGAINPEGEELGLHPETGEAVFLKTGRFGPYVEMAGGEDDKPKRTSVPKGWDAKALTLDQGVKLLSLPRDVGEHPDDGEMIRANLGRYGPYVQHQRTFANVQTIEELFDIGLNRAVTLIEDKKAKRGGGRGATPLKELGKHPADDEPIHVYEGRYGPYVKHKKTNATLPKDVTPDTVTLEQAVELIDAKAKKPAKKKAPAKKKPAAKKKPAAKKTAKSKTDDA, from the coding sequence ATGAAAGTTGTCGTTGTCGAGTCGCCGGCGAAAGCGAAGACGATCAACAAGTATCTTGGCAAGGACTACAAGGTCCTCGCCTCGTACGGCCATGTCCGTGACCTTCCCTCCAAGGACGGCTCGGTCGATCCTGACAATGACTTTGAGATGGTCTGGCAGGCCGACTCCAAATCGGCGAGCCGCATTCGCGATATCGCCGAGGCGACCAAGTCCGCCGACAAGCTCATTCTCGCGACTGACCCTGATCGCGAAGGCGAAGCCATCAGCTGGCACCTTCTGGAAGCGCTGGAAAAGCGTAAGGCGCTGAAAGGCATTCCGGTCGAGCGCGTCGTCTTTAACGCGATCACCAAGAATGCAGTGACCACCGCGATGGAGCAGCCGCGTGAGATCGATCAGGAGCTAGTCGACGCCTATCTTGCCCGCCGCGCGCTCGATTACCTCGTCGGCTTCAATCTCTCTCCGGTTCTCTGGCGCAAGCTTCCAGGGTCTCGTTCTGCTGGCCGCGTCCAGTCCGTCGCCCTGCGCATCATTTGCCAGCGTGAGCTCGAGATCGAGACTTTCCAGCCTCAGGAATACTGGTCCATCGAAGCAGATCTTCGCGCAAAGGACGGGACGAGCTTCAAAGCCCGCCTGCATGCCCTCGATGGCGACAACCTCAAGAAGTTCTCACTTCCCGATGAGAAGAGCGCGACCGCTGCCCTCGAAGCGGTGAAAGTCGGCGGCTATACGGTCAGCTCGGTTGAATCGAAGCCGGTCAAACGCAACCCGCCGCCGCCCTTCATCACCTCGACCCTGCAGCAGGAAGCCTCCCGCAAGCTCGGCTTTACGGCCAAGCGGACCATGGGCGCGGCGCAGAAGCTCTACGAGGAAGGCCGCATCACCTATATGCGGACCGACGGCATCAACATGGCCGAAGAGGCCTACCATTCCTCGCGCAAGCAGATCGAAAGCGACTATGGCGCCCGATACCTGCCGGAAAAGCCGCGCCGCTATTCGTCCAAGGCCAAGAATGCGCAGGAAGCCCACGAGGCCATCCGCCCAACCGATTTCTCCATCCGCCCGGAAGAGTATCGAGGCGATGGCGACCTGAAAAAGCTTTACACGCTCATCTGGCGCCGCGCTGTCGCCTCACAGATGGAAGCGGCAATCTTTGAGCGCACCACGCTCGACTTCATGTCGAAAGATGGCCGCGCACAGCTTCGCGCAACCGGCCAGGTCGTCCAGTTTGACGGCTTCATCAAGCTCTACACTGAGGGCCGCGATGATGGCGACGAGGATGAAGATGCCGAAGGCCGCCTGCCGAAGATGAATGAGCGTGACCACGCCGACCTCATCGAAGCCAAATCTGACCAGCACTTCACCCAGCCGCCGCCGCGTTTCACTGAAGCTTCGCTCGTCAAGCGGCTGGAAGAGCTCGGCATCGGGCGTCCTTCGACCTATGCGTCCACCCTGTCGACGCTGGAAGACCGCGATTATGTGCGCCTTGAGAAGAAACAACTGATCCCTGAAGACAAGGGCCGTCTCGTCACCGCCTTCCTCGAAAACTTTTTCGCGCGCTACGTCGAGTACGACTTCACCGCAGAGCTTGAAGAACAGCTGGACGTCATTTCTGACGGCAAGCTCGACTGGAAAGCATTCCTGCGTGAGTTCTGGGTCCAGTTCCAGGCAGCGATCGCGGAGACGAAAGAGCTTCGCGTTTCAAACGTGCTGGACGCCTTGAATGAAGCACTCGGCCCTTACGTTTTCCCGAAGACGGACGAGAACGGCAATCCGAAAGAAAACCCGCGCGAATGTCCACTTTGCGGCGAAGGCGAACTGTCTCTAAAGCTTGGGCGCCACGGCGCTTTCGTCGGCTGTTCGCGCTATCCAGACTGCAAGTTCACCCGCCCCTTCTCTACCGATAGCGAGCAGGAGGGCGCCATCAATCCGGAAGGCGAAGAGCTCGGCCTGCATCCGGAAACTGGAGAGGCGGTCTTCCTCAAGACCGGCAGGTTTGGCCCCTATGTCGAAATGGCCGGCGGTGAGGACGACAAGCCCAAACGGACCAGCGTGCCGAAGGGTTGGGACGCCAAGGCACTGACACTGGATCAGGGCGTGAAGCTGCTTTCGCTGCCGCGCGATGTGGGGGAGCACCCTGATGATGGCGAGATGATCCGAGCCAATCTCGGCCGCTATGGTCCCTATGTGCAGCACCAGCGCACCTTCGCGAACGTGCAGACCATTGAGGAGCTGTTCGATATCGGCCTCAACCGCGCAGTGACGCTGATCGAAGACAAGAAAGCAAAACGCGGCGGTGGCCGCGGCGCGACCCCGCTCAAGGAGCTTGGCAAGCACCCGGCGGACGACGAACCGATCCACGTTTATGAGGGCCGCTACGGGCCTTATGTGAAGCACAAGAAGACGAACGCGACCCTGCCAAAGGACGTGACGCCAGATACGGTCACGCTGGAACAGGCCGTCGAGCTGATTGACGCGAAGGCGAAAAAGCCGGCCAAGAAAAAGGCCCCGGCGAAGAAGAAGCCTGCCGCCAAGAAAAAGCCCGCAGCGAAGAAGACGGCGAAGTCAAAGACAGACGACGCGTAA
- a CDS encoding BLUF domain-containing protein, whose product MKRLIYLSKARPSLRDDALYDMLAAARDHNREASITGLLIHQDQLCLHVIEGEEAAVRDCYARIRRDWRHENCQVIFHDDVPGRMFTGWPLAYRAGRDLERGQVRQLADIVECAARLASKPTDSDRWAMDVYLRALIDSFSALTVQ is encoded by the coding sequence ATGAAACGTTTGATCTATCTGTCGAAAGCCCGCCCGTCGCTGCGCGATGATGCGCTGTACGACATGCTTGCCGCTGCGCGCGACCATAATCGCGAGGCATCAATCACGGGTCTGCTGATCCATCAGGACCAGCTCTGCCTGCATGTGATTGAAGGCGAAGAAGCCGCCGTTCGCGATTGCTATGCCCGCATCCGGCGGGACTGGCGACACGAAAACTGTCAGGTGATCTTCCATGACGACGTGCCGGGCCGGATGTTCACAGGCTGGCCGCTCGCTTACCGCGCTGGACGTGATCTTGAGCGCGGGCAGGTCCGGCAGCTGGCAGACATCGTCGAATGTGCCGCGCGGCTTGCAAGCAAGCCGACCGATTCCGACCGCTGGGCTATGGATGTCTACCTTCGGGCATTGATCGACAGCTTCAGCGCGCTGACGGTGCAGTAA
- the lptG gene encoding LPS export ABC transporter permease LptG: MFLTRIQRYIIWQLLSGLALVLAVFTATIMLVDVVEQLRTVGGDVQLSPLEAVGLSFMKLPGLIEQTLPFAVLIAAMIAYNRLNTRSELAVIRASGLSAWEFLAPVMVLAVALGLFSMMVLNPLGARLSSQFEQSRNSILITGGVRIDSSREDVWLRQGDGNSQIVISAQSVDETGQIFQDVKMIEEGRVFQDGRPTDRYEFIRRIDAERARITDGFWQIENLVENIPGRSPERMDALAIPTDLDPDRLLDRFTSPNTIGFWRLPGFIHQTSQAGLDSSRFQVRLYGLTAMPLFFAAMGLIGALVCLRMSRLGGTSRLVATGSLAAAGVFFIMQFSSSLGASGALPPLIAAWAPAVFALFASLAVLAYREDG, translated from the coding sequence ATGTTCCTCACCCGCATCCAAAGATACATCATCTGGCAGCTGCTTAGCGGCCTCGCCCTCGTGCTGGCAGTTTTCACGGCCACCATCATGCTCGTCGACGTGGTCGAGCAGCTGCGAACGGTCGGCGGAGACGTTCAGCTTTCTCCACTGGAAGCTGTCGGTCTCTCCTTCATGAAGCTTCCTGGACTGATTGAGCAGACCCTACCCTTCGCAGTCCTTATTGCGGCCATGATCGCTTACAACCGGCTCAATACCCGCTCGGAGCTCGCCGTCATTCGCGCGAGCGGGCTGTCGGCATGGGAGTTTCTGGCCCCCGTCATGGTGCTGGCCGTTGCGCTGGGCCTCTTCTCGATGATGGTGCTCAATCCGCTCGGCGCACGCCTCTCCAGCCAGTTCGAGCAGTCTCGCAACTCAATCCTGATCACCGGCGGTGTGCGCATCGATTCCAGCCGTGAGGATGTCTGGCTCCGTCAGGGTGACGGCAACTCGCAGATCGTCATTAGCGCCCAATCCGTCGACGAGACCGGGCAGATCTTCCAGGATGTGAAGATGATCGAGGAAGGCCGCGTCTTTCAAGATGGCCGCCCCACAGATCGCTACGAATTTATCCGCCGCATCGATGCTGAGCGCGCACGCATCACTGACGGCTTCTGGCAGATCGAGAACCTCGTCGAGAACATTCCCGGCCGCTCACCAGAGCGGATGGACGCGCTGGCTATTCCGACCGATCTCGACCCTGACCGCTTGCTTGACCGGTTCACTTCGCCAAACACGATCGGCTTCTGGCGCCTGCCGGGCTTTATCCACCAGACCAGCCAGGCCGGCCTCGACTCATCACGCTTTCAGGTTCGTCTCTACGGACTGACGGCAATGCCGCTCTTCTTTGCCGCCATGGGGCTGATCGGCGCGCTCGTCTGCCTGCGTATGTCGCGACTTGGCGGGACGAGCCGGCTGGTGGCCACTGGCTCGCTTGCTGCAGCTGGTGTCTTTTTCATCATGCAGTTCTCCTCCAGTCTTGGCGCATCGGGTGCGCTGCCGCCGCTGATTGCGGCATGGGCACCTGCGGTCTTTGCGCTCTTTGCCAGCCTGGCTGTACTGGCATACCGCGAAGACGGCTGA
- a CDS encoding LptF/LptG family permease produces the protein MKRIQSYLFRQVFRSVLIIVGGLTLLAILAQGLSQTDIIVENRQSALTYFTIVALGAPQVIALLTPLALFVATIWSLNKLHRDNEVVVAGAAGMTRWDIASPILRLAVLAAIVHLGVNLWVQPTAQRLLRETVQDARTDLATSLVRPGQFTTAGEGLTVFARESRGGDLIGVLISDNRETETDSRDYLAQRGRFVEVDGVPSIIMWEGQIHQIDANGALSVLNFDQSTFDLTPFVDDNAAVVLKASDRYLHELLYIDTTSYQELRDQEAFLSEANARLTTPLVSIAMALIAVMAVLGGDFNRRGYSRRIAFATGGALLLVIVQLVVQSASRSSIGANAAQWLVPIGTVLVLSLIFFKWRLNVPKRVLGAAR, from the coding sequence ATGAAACGCATTCAGAGCTATCTTTTCAGGCAAGTGTTTCGCTCTGTCTTGATCATTGTGGGCGGCCTGACCCTCCTGGCGATCCTGGCGCAAGGGCTGTCGCAGACGGACATCATCGTCGAAAACCGCCAGTCGGCCCTGACCTATTTCACCATCGTCGCGCTTGGCGCACCGCAGGTCATTGCGCTTCTTACACCGCTCGCTTTGTTTGTGGCGACCATCTGGTCTCTCAATAAACTGCACCGGGACAATGAGGTCGTCGTCGCAGGCGCCGCAGGCATGACGCGCTGGGATATCGCGTCGCCAATCCTGCGGCTCGCCGTGCTGGCCGCCATCGTCCATCTGGGCGTCAATCTCTGGGTCCAGCCCACTGCGCAGCGCCTGCTGCGAGAGACAGTTCAGGACGCACGCACGGATCTCGCGACATCTCTCGTTCGCCCCGGACAGTTCACGACCGCCGGCGAAGGCCTCACAGTCTTTGCCCGCGAGTCGCGCGGCGGCGACCTCATCGGCGTGCTCATCTCCGACAATCGCGAGACCGAAACTGATTCGCGGGACTATCTCGCCCAGCGCGGCCGCTTCGTCGAAGTCGACGGCGTGCCAAGCATCATCATGTGGGAAGGCCAGATTCATCAGATTGATGCAAATGGCGCCCTCTCGGTCCTGAACTTTGACCAGTCGACCTTCGACCTCACACCTTTTGTTGATGACAACGCCGCCGTCGTCCTCAAGGCGTCTGACCGCTATCTGCACGAGCTCCTCTACATCGACACGACCAGCTACCAGGAACTGCGCGATCAGGAAGCCTTCCTGTCTGAAGCCAATGCGCGGCTGACGACGCCTCTGGTCTCGATTGCGATGGCACTCATCGCCGTGATGGCGGTTCTTGGCGGAGACTTTAACCGCCGCGGCTATTCACGGCGCATTGCGTTCGCGACAGGCGGCGCGCTTTTGCTCGTGATCGTCCAGCTGGTTGTTCAATCGGCCAGCCGCAGCAGTATTGGTGCAAACGCCGCGCAATGGCTGGTGCCGATTGGTACCGTCCTGGTTCTCTCGCTCATTTTCTTCAAATGGCGACTTAATGTGCCCAAACGCGTCCTGGGGGCAGCCCGCTGA
- the purM gene encoding phosphoribosylformylglycinamidine cyclo-ligase, producing the protein MTSKDKPSLSYKDAGVDIEAGERLVDAISPLAKATRRAGVMGGLGGFGALFDLKKENWKDPILVSGTDGVGTKLMLAFETGIHNTVGIDLVAMCANDVLAQGAEPLFFLDYFACGKLDAGIAEAVISGIAEGCRLAGCALVGGETAEMPGMYPPGHYDLAGFVVGAVERENVLPRFAEMKAGDILIGIASSGPHSNGYSLIRRIVERTGLKWDATAPFSDKPLGEALLTPTRLYSHAALPLIRNERIKGLAHITGGGLTENVPRMLPDDLTPRFDRAAWPLPDIFRWLQEEGNVAEDEMHRTFNMGIGLVFAVSPDQAERAIADLQAVGENPVVIGDIVPA; encoded by the coding sequence ATGACTTCAAAAGACAAACCCTCTCTCTCCTATAAGGACGCTGGTGTCGACATTGAGGCAGGCGAACGCCTCGTCGATGCGATCTCTCCTTTGGCCAAGGCAACACGTCGTGCAGGCGTCATGGGCGGCCTCGGTGGCTTCGGCGCGCTGTTCGACCTGAAGAAGGAGAACTGGAAGGATCCGATCCTGGTTTCAGGAACGGATGGCGTGGGCACAAAGCTCATGCTGGCCTTCGAAACCGGCATCCACAACACGGTCGGGATCGACCTCGTTGCCATGTGCGCGAACGACGTGCTGGCGCAGGGGGCAGAACCACTTTTCTTCCTCGACTATTTCGCCTGCGGCAAGCTCGATGCCGGCATTGCCGAGGCCGTGATTTCGGGAATCGCTGAAGGCTGCAGACTGGCCGGGTGCGCACTTGTTGGCGGTGAAACTGCCGAGATGCCGGGCATGTATCCGCCGGGCCACTATGACCTTGCGGGGTTTGTCGTCGGCGCTGTTGAGCGTGAGAATGTCCTGCCTCGCTTTGCCGAAATGAAAGCCGGTGACATCCTGATCGGAATTGCGTCGTCTGGCCCGCACTCCAATGGCTACTCGCTCATCCGCCGGATCGTGGAGCGGACAGGCCTGAAGTGGGATGCAACGGCACCGTTCAGCGACAAGCCGCTTGGCGAGGCCCTGCTCACGCCAACGCGTCTTTATTCGCACGCCGCGCTGCCGCTGATCCGAAATGAACGAATCAAGGGGCTGGCCCACATCACGGGCGGCGGCCTGACCGAGAACGTGCCTCGCATGCTGCCAGATGACCTGACCCCGCGTTTCGACCGGGCTGCCTGGCCGCTGCCGGATATTTTCCGCTGGCTGCAGGAAGAAGGCAATGTCGCCGAGGACGAGATGCACCGCACCTTCAATATGGGTATTGGTCTCGTCTTCGCCGTCTCGCCTGATCAGGCAGAGCGTGCGATCGCAGACCTGCAGGCCGTTGGCGAGAACCCGGTTGTCATTGGTGATATCGTCCCCGCATGA
- the purN gene encoding phosphoribosylglycinamide formyltransferase: MTRLNLGILISGRGSNMESLLNASIDEAYPAKPRLVIANKEGAPGLETARRFGVEAVLIPHEQYKDRRAFEEALHETLTQHEIDIIALAGFMRVLTPWFVGKWESRMVNIHPSLLPAYPGLDTHARAIEAGDSEAGCTVHWVSEGVDEGAIIGQSRVPVKAGDTPDSLAARVLIAEHELYPRALADACRMITAPSAR; this comes from the coding sequence ATGACCCGGCTCAATCTCGGCATCCTGATTTCAGGCCGCGGCTCCAATATGGAGAGCCTGCTCAACGCCTCAATTGATGAGGCGTACCCGGCAAAGCCAAGACTGGTGATCGCGAACAAGGAAGGTGCGCCGGGGCTGGAGACAGCAAGGCGTTTCGGCGTCGAAGCGGTGCTCATTCCGCACGAGCAATACAAGGACCGCCGCGCCTTCGAGGAAGCGCTTCACGAGACGCTGACGCAGCACGAGATCGACATCATCGCGCTCGCCGGGTTCATGCGCGTGCTGACGCCCTGGTTTGTCGGCAAATGGGAAAGCCGGATGGTGAATATCCACCCCTCGCTGCTCCCCGCCTATCCGGGGCTTGATACCCACGCCCGCGCGATCGAGGCAGGCGACAGCGAAGCAGGCTGCACGGTGCATTGGGTCAGTGAAGGTGTCGATGAGGGCGCGATCATCGGACAGTCCCGCGTGCCGGTGAAGGCTGGCGATACGCCGGATAGCCTGGCCGCACGCGTCCTGATTGCCGAGCATGAGCTTTACCCGCGCGCGCTCGCCGATGCATGCAGGATGATTACTGCACCGTCAGCGCGCTGA
- the ndk gene encoding nucleoside-diphosphate kinase, producing MAIQRTFSIIKPDATERNLTGAVNAVIEKAGLRIIGQRRIQMTRAQAERFYDVHKERPFFGELVDFMTSGPVVVQVLEGENAVKAYRDVMGATNPADAEEGTIRKLYAKSIGENSVHGSDSEENAAIEIRQFFSEADIAG from the coding sequence ATGGCTATCCAACGCACATTTTCGATCATCAAGCCGGACGCGACCGAGCGTAACCTGACCGGCGCCGTCAACGCGGTTATCGAGAAGGCTGGCCTGCGCATCATCGGCCAGCGCCGCATCCAGATGACCCGCGCGCAAGCTGAGCGCTTCTACGACGTCCACAAGGAACGCCCTTTCTTTGGTGAGCTCGTTGACTTCATGACCTCCGGTCCTGTCGTCGTTCAGGTTCTCGAAGGTGAGAACGCCGTGAAAGCGTACCGCGATGTCATGGGCGCAACCAATCCGGCAGACGCTGAAGAGGGCACGATCCGCAAGCTCTACGCAAAGTCGATCGGTGAGAACTCGGTTCACGGCTCCGACAGCGAAGAGAACGCTGCGATCGAGATCCGCCAGTTCTTCTCTGAGGCTGACATCGCAGGCTAA
- a CDS encoding DNA polymerase III subunit chi, protein MDTASKPEWWFYHLKRTTLEQAAGPLLEKCLERGWRVLAVSPDIRRRGALDAALWTYDDQSFLPHGQAEAAGLDPARQPVLIAEKPNNLNEAAVALLMDGADMPVDASYTRCMVMFDDGDTPVRNKARKMYKAASDAGLTTRYFQQTEQGGWKEAG, encoded by the coding sequence TTGGACACGGCCAGCAAACCTGAATGGTGGTTCTACCACCTCAAGCGGACGACGCTTGAGCAGGCGGCGGGCCCACTCCTTGAGAAATGCCTGGAGCGGGGCTGGCGCGTACTCGCCGTCAGCCCCGACATCCGTCGCCGCGGGGCGCTGGATGCAGCCCTGTGGACATATGATGACCAGAGCTTTCTGCCGCATGGCCAGGCTGAAGCGGCAGGCCTGGATCCGGCGCGCCAGCCAGTTTTGATCGCTGAGAAGCCCAACAACCTGAACGAGGCTGCCGTTGCGCTGTTGATGGACGGCGCCGACATGCCGGTGGATGCGTCCTATACGCGGTGCATGGTGATGTTCGACGATGGCGACACGCCCGTGCGCAACAAGGCGCGCAAGATGTACAAGGCGGCGTCGGATGCAGGGCTCACCACACGATACTTCCAGCAGACAGAGCAGGGCGGCTGGAAAGAGGCTGGCTAG